A genome region from Candidatus Omnitrophota bacterium includes the following:
- a CDS encoding hydrogenase maturation nickel metallochaperone HypA gives MHEYHLIEEVIKGVLAASKEKEIVEIILSVSDSSGLDPGSIELYFEEVREKNSRLKGAKLSVRLVKTKLYCPKCNLDFEWINKNFSCPKCSEVALRSAVNQQIHIEKVVFKS, from the coding sequence GTGCATGAGTATCATCTTATTGAGGAGGTTATTAAGGGCGTCTTAGCCGCAAGCAAAGAAAAAGAAATTGTTGAGATTATTTTGTCTGTTAGCGATTCAAGCGGTCTGGATCCGGGTTCAATTGAACTTTATTTTGAGGAAGTCAGGGAGAAGAATAGCCGGTTAAAAGGAGCCAAATTGTCTGTACGGCTGGTTAAAACAAAATTATATTGCCCCAAATGTAATTTAGATTTTGAATGGATAAATAAGAATTTTTCCTGCCCGAAATGCTCTGAGGTGGCTTTGCGTTCTGCAGTAAACCAACAGATACATATCGAAAAAGTGGTATTTAAATCTTAG
- a CDS encoding glutamate synthase subunit beta — translation MGDVKGFLKVKRQPGIYRPVCERVKDFAEVNLLRTESQSKEQASRCMDCGTPFCHCGCPIGNYIPEWNDLVFHNQWEKAFNLLRATNNLPEVTGRICPALCEYSCVLGINDDPVTIRENELGIIEYAFKSGLIKPRIPKKKTGKKVAIVGSGPAGLACADQLNSAGHQVVVFERDDTIGGILRYGIPEFKLEKKIIDRRVKILEKEGIKFKTNVFVGVDLSAKKLLQEFDAVCIACGSRTPRELNIEGRNLSGINFAMDYLIQSNKRVKGEYIPDDKLIDAKAKRVVVIGGGDTGADCLGVAHRQGASCVMQIEIMPKPPTCRTSDYSWPKYPLLFKSSTSHEEGGQRDWSILTKKFIGADGKVKKLICVRVELNKDASGCPLIHEVKGSEFEIEADLVILALGFLHPEKKGVIEEFKLDLDQRQNVKTGNNFMTSKQGVFACGDMRRGQSLIVWAIAEGRRAAHYMDKYLTGNSSLPML, via the coding sequence ATGGGTGATGTTAAGGGTTTTTTAAAGGTTAAAAGGCAGCCAGGTATATACCGGCCGGTTTGCGAAAGGGTAAAAGATTTCGCCGAGGTTAATTTGCTGCGTACTGAATCTCAGAGCAAGGAGCAGGCATCGCGTTGCATGGATTGCGGCACACCTTTTTGCCATTGCGGATGCCCTATTGGGAATTATATACCGGAATGGAATGATCTTGTTTTCCATAATCAATGGGAGAAGGCTTTTAATTTACTGAGAGCTACCAATAACCTTCCTGAAGTCACCGGAAGGATCTGTCCTGCGCTTTGCGAATATTCCTGTGTTTTAGGGATCAATGATGACCCGGTAACGATCCGCGAAAATGAGCTGGGTATCATTGAATATGCTTTTAAGTCTGGATTAATCAAACCGAGGATCCCCAAAAAAAAGACAGGAAAAAAAGTTGCCATTGTTGGTTCAGGCCCGGCCGGCCTTGCTTGCGCCGACCAGTTAAATTCCGCTGGTCATCAGGTTGTAGTTTTCGAAAGAGACGATACTATTGGAGGAATCCTGCGCTATGGTATTCCCGAGTTTAAATTGGAGAAGAAAATAATTGATCGTAGGGTAAAGATTTTAGAAAAAGAAGGGATTAAATTTAAAACGAATGTTTTTGTAGGCGTAGATTTATCCGCGAAAAAATTATTGCAGGAGTTTGATGCCGTTTGTATTGCCTGTGGGTCACGGACGCCGCGGGAATTAAATATTGAGGGTAGGAATCTTTCGGGAATCAATTTTGCCATGGATTATTTAATTCAGTCTAATAAGAGGGTAAAAGGAGAATATATTCCAGATGATAAATTGATTGATGCTAAGGCTAAGCGCGTGGTAGTTATCGGCGGAGGGGATACCGGAGCAGATTGTTTAGGAGTTGCTCATCGCCAGGGTGCATCATGCGTTATGCAGATTGAAATTATGCCCAAACCGCCTACCTGCAGAACTAGCGATTATTCTTGGCCTAAGTATCCTTTACTGTTTAAATCTTCTACCAGCCATGAAGAAGGGGGGCAAAGGGATTGGTCGATATTAACCAAAAAATTTATCGGCGCAGATGGAAAAGTTAAGAAGCTTATATGTGTAAGAGTTGAGTTGAATAAAGACGCTTCGGGATGTCCGCTTATACATGAAGTAAAGGGGTCAGAGTTTGAAATTGAGGCAGATTTGGTAATTTTGGCTTTAGGTTTTCTGCATCCTGAGAAAAAAGGCGTAATTGAGGAGTTTAAATTAGATCTAGATCAAAGGCAAAACGTAAAGACCGGCAATAATTTTATGACTTCTAAGCAAGGTGTATTTGCTTGTGGAGATATGCGCCGCGGCCAATCCCTGATTGTCTGGGCAATCGCTGAAGGCCGGCGCGCTGCCCACTATATGGATAAATACCTTACGGGTAACTCAAGCCTACCGATGTTATAA
- a CDS encoding NADH-quinone oxidoreductase subunit C, protein MIEEQKLINIEIKDLLSYAENLCKSGLRLVQVGCTKLPDCLELNYSFDKNYHFTNLKVKLTDLDIEIPSISSIYWCAFLYENEIHDLFGVRFKDIALDYKGNFYRTSIKRGFNPQNEQP, encoded by the coding sequence ATGATTGAAGAGCAAAAATTAATTAATATTGAGATTAAGGATTTGTTAAGTTATGCTGAGAATCTTTGTAAATCCGGGCTCCGTTTGGTGCAGGTTGGTTGTACTAAACTGCCTGATTGCCTAGAACTAAATTACTCCTTTGATAAAAATTACCATTTTACTAACCTTAAGGTTAAATTAACGGACCTAGATATTGAGATTCCCAGTATAAGCAGTATTTATTGGTGTGCCTTTTTATACGAAAACGAAATTCATGATTTATTCGGAGTAAGGTTTAAGGATATTGCTTTAGACTATAAAGGCAATTTTTATCGCACTTCCATAAAGAGAGGATTCAATCCGCAAAATGAACAGCCCTAA
- a CDS encoding MotA/TolQ/ExbB proton channel family protein — translation MNIWGLIKVGGFTMVVLLASSVLSIAIILERIIFYRNKSRLKREDFMQKIRQEVKKVNLNSAKESCEQANAPFAKVVYAGINFFDCSEKEISNNMERQIIIETTILERFTAIIGTIGSVAVYIGLFGTVLGIIRAFHDISASGSGGISVVISGISEALACTAAGLCVAVPAVVSYNYFMKKIDSFIKDMELAASETMDLLSAIKK, via the coding sequence ATGAATATATGGGGATTAATTAAGGTCGGTGGCTTTACTATGGTTGTGCTTTTGGCTTCTTCGGTATTGTCAATTGCGATAATCTTGGAGAGAATTATTTTTTACCGCAATAAATCCAGGCTCAAGCGTGAGGATTTTATGCAAAAAATCCGCCAGGAGGTTAAAAAAGTAAACTTGAATTCGGCTAAGGAAAGCTGTGAGCAGGCAAACGCCCCTTTTGCCAAGGTGGTTTATGCCGGAATAAATTTTTTTGATTGCAGCGAAAAAGAAATCTCCAATAATATGGAGCGCCAAATTATTATCGAAACTACAATACTTGAGCGTTTTACCGCCATAATTGGCACTATCGGCAGCGTGGCTGTTTACATAGGTTTATTTGGGACAGTTCTAGGTATTATTCGCGCCTTTCATGATATATCCGCCAGCGGTTCAGGAGGAATAAGCGTGGTAATAAGCGGAATATCGGAGGCGTTGGCTTGCACCGCAGCCGGCCTTTGTGTGGCTGTGCCTGCTGTTGTCTCCTACAATTATTTCATGAAAAAGATCGATTCTTTTATCAAGGACATGGAGTTGGCTGCTTCTGAAACCATGGACCTGCTTAGCGCGATAAAAAAATGA
- a CDS encoding NADH-quinone oxidoreductase subunit H, producing the protein MNIFLNIILYLIFAPLIGGLLSGLDRKITARMQSRIGPPILQPFFDILKLVQKENLVVRRSQNFYIGFFLVLAIFTGAIFFTGKDILLVIFAFTLAAIFFVLAGFKASSPYSFIGAQRELLQMMAYEPIIILTAVGMYMVTRSFYISDIVSFGRPLIFYLPGILFGLLYVLAMKFRKSPFDLSTSHHAHQELVKGITTEFSGKALAMIELAHWYENMLILGFIYLFFAHRPLAGLALSLFAYFLIILIDNTFARVKWQLALLSCWLITVIFGFGNILALFILPK; encoded by the coding sequence ATGAATATATTCCTGAATATCATATTATATTTAATTTTTGCTCCTTTAATCGGAGGCCTTTTGTCCGGATTAGACAGAAAGATTACCGCGCGCATGCAGTCCAGGATCGGCCCGCCGATCCTACAGCCGTTTTTTGATATTTTAAAATTAGTTCAGAAAGAAAATTTGGTGGTAAGAAGGTCTCAGAATTTTTACATTGGGTTTTTTTTGGTTCTGGCAATCTTTACCGGAGCTATTTTCTTTACCGGAAAAGATATATTGCTTGTAATCTTTGCTTTTACCTTGGCAGCGATATTTTTTGTTCTCGCCGGGTTTAAAGCCAGCTCACCATACAGCTTTATTGGCGCCCAGAGAGAATTACTGCAGATGATGGCTTATGAGCCGATCATTATTTTAACTGCCGTGGGTATGTATATGGTTACGCGCAGTTTTTATATTTCCGATATCGTTTCTTTTGGGAGGCCGTTAATTTTTTATTTACCAGGAATTTTATTTGGTTTGTTGTACGTTTTAGCAATGAAGTTTAGGAAATCACCTTTTGATTTATCTACTTCGCATCATGCGCATCAGGAGTTGGTTAAAGGGATTACCACGGAGTTTTCCGGAAAGGCGCTGGCGATGATTGAGCTGGCACATTGGTATGAAAATATGCTGATTTTAGGTTTTATTTATCTATTCTTTGCTCATCGGCCGCTTGCAGGATTGGCTTTAAGTTTATTTGCGTATTTTTTAATTATTCTTATTGATAATACTTTTGCCAGGGTAAAATGGCAGCTGGCTTTGTTAAGTTGTTGGTTGATAACTGTAATTTTTGGTTTTGGGAACATTTTAGCGCTGTTTATTCTACCTAAATAA
- a CDS encoding 4Fe-4S binding protein — protein MKIFVMAKKVLKSLCTRPVTFRYPFVPKTYYKFTRGSITIDINRCIYCGMCQRKCPAQAILVTKDNKEWKIDRLRCVSCGYCVDVCPVKCLFMENTYSASTQTRTEEVFRRA, from the coding sequence ATGAAGATATTCGTGATGGCAAAAAAGGTTTTGAAGAGTTTGTGCACAAGGCCGGTAACTTTCCGCTATCCTTTTGTTCCTAAAACTTATTATAAGTTTACGCGCGGCAGTATTACTATTGATATAAATAGGTGTATATATTGCGGTATGTGCCAGAGAAAATGCCCTGCTCAGGCCATCCTGGTAACTAAGGACAACAAAGAATGGAAGATTGACCGGTTACGCTGCGTTTCCTGCGGCTATTGTGTAGATGTTTGTCCGGTAAAATGCCTGTTTATGGAAAACACTTATTCTGCTTCTACTCAAACCAGGACAGAGGAGGTTTTTAGGCGTGCATGA
- a CDS encoding GNAT family N-acetyltransferase: MYNDFSLSPLTQTLEEIKSDFKNKVFLKSVMHDKAVGSVRAYMEENTCHIGRLIVHPSYQNYGLGRKLMHKIEAYFAQAARFEVFTGHKSRRNIYFHQRLGYKIFKREHVSQLRDRVFMEKLIKEELK; encoded by the coding sequence ATCTATAATGATTTTAGCCTCTCTCCCTTAACCCAAACCCTTGAGGAGATAAAGAGCGATTTTAAAAATAAGGTTTTTCTAAAAAGTGTAATGCATGATAAGGCCGTGGGTTCTGTGCGCGCTTATATGGAAGAGAATACTTGCCATATTGGGCGTTTGATTGTGCATCCTAGTTATCAGAATTATGGACTGGGTAGAAAACTGATGCATAAAATTGAAGCTTATTTTGCGCAGGCTGCAAGGTTTGAGGTATTTACCGGACATAAGAGCAGACGTAATATTTATTTTCACCAGAGGTTAGGATATAAAATATTTAAGCGGGAGCATGTTTCGCAACTGCGCGACAGGGTTTTTATGGAGAAGCTAATCAAGGAAGAGCTGAAATGA
- a CDS encoding proton-conducting transporter membrane subunit, with translation MYLLAFLIIFPLCTSVILLLLKGQRFQNAVVKLSALAISAIAICLLISTFHQSIQYFKAQSYLVDKIMFFTKWVLAGYILYLGLKFKRAWVALFILFQAALMFYFEYSYGAKVIVENNLFIDKFSIIMSLIVGIIGSLICVYSIGYMGDFHRDYHKEIKDRRNFFFFVIFVFLSAMFGVIFSNNLLWLYFFWEITTICSFLLIGYKKTQESRNNAFVALEFNLLGSLAFLAAIIIFYRTTGSIELNKVMLLGKAWVLIPVMLICFAGLTKSAQLPFSSWLLGAMVAPTPVSALLHSSTMVKAGVYIILRFAAVLQGTMAGFVLALIGGITFLVASFSAVSQSDAKKILAYSTIANLGLIVLCAGIGTYEAMWAAILLIVFHAIAKCLLFLCVGTVEHKIHSRNIENMSGLIITMPKLSIMLQIGMAGMFLAPFGMLISKWAALKALVDYNPLLVIFVVFGSSVTLFFWVKWMGKLIIVAEHKNEIEQGISRSQWFSLGALSVLTISICGFFPLVSSFLIEPYCLEIYARTITMSRGNIEIMSIMLAMVLLFPLSFINYGKRVKVVDAYLGGANINSNVEFRGSAGAIKSMSMNNYYLEDYFNEKKLLKFGVIISIVLVIAMLGLSLL, from the coding sequence TTGTACCTATTAGCGTTTTTAATCATATTTCCGTTATGCACATCTGTAATTCTGCTTCTGTTAAAAGGGCAAAGGTTTCAGAATGCGGTAGTCAAATTGTCTGCTCTGGCTATCTCTGCGATAGCGATTTGCTTGTTGATAAGCACCTTTCATCAAAGCATCCAATATTTTAAGGCACAGTCGTATCTGGTTGATAAGATTATGTTTTTTACGAAATGGGTTTTGGCCGGTTATATTTTATATTTAGGGTTAAAATTTAAACGCGCCTGGGTGGCCCTGTTTATTTTATTTCAAGCAGCCCTGATGTTTTATTTCGAGTATTCCTACGGCGCCAAAGTTATTGTAGAGAATAACCTGTTCATAGATAAATTTTCGATTATTATGTCCCTGATAGTGGGGATTATTGGCAGTTTAATTTGTGTTTATTCTATCGGGTATATGGGTGATTTTCACCGTGATTATCATAAAGAGATTAAAGACAGGCGCAACTTCTTCTTTTTTGTTATTTTTGTATTTCTTTCTGCGATGTTTGGGGTGATTTTTTCCAATAACCTCCTTTGGCTTTACTTTTTTTGGGAGATTACTACAATCTGTTCTTTTTTGCTGATCGGGTATAAGAAGACGCAGGAGTCAAGAAATAATGCTTTTGTTGCTTTAGAATTTAATCTTTTAGGGAGCCTGGCATTTTTGGCAGCAATCATAATTTTTTACAGGACAACAGGAAGTATTGAGTTGAATAAAGTAATGTTATTAGGTAAGGCTTGGGTTTTGATTCCGGTAATGTTAATTTGTTTTGCCGGGTTGACTAAGTCTGCGCAGCTGCCTTTTTCTTCTTGGTTATTGGGAGCGATGGTTGCTCCTACTCCGGTATCGGCATTGTTACATTCCAGCACTATGGTAAAAGCAGGGGTATATATAATTTTAAGGTTTGCTGCGGTTTTACAGGGGACTATGGCGGGTTTTGTCCTGGCATTAATCGGGGGGATAACTTTTTTGGTTGCTTCATTTTCAGCTGTTTCACAGAGCGATGCCAAAAAGATTCTGGCTTATTCCACTATTGCCAATTTGGGATTAATTGTTTTATGCGCCGGTATCGGCACATATGAAGCAATGTGGGCGGCAATTTTGCTGATTGTATTTCACGCTATCGCTAAGTGTCTTCTGTTTCTTTGCGTGGGGACTGTAGAGCATAAGATTCACAGCCGTAATATTGAAAATATGTCAGGTTTGATTATTACTATGCCTAAGCTGTCTATTATGCTGCAGATTGGTATGGCAGGCATGTTTTTGGCTCCTTTTGGCATGTTAATCAGTAAATGGGCGGCGCTTAAGGCGTTGGTGGACTACAATCCTTTGCTAGTTATATTTGTAGTTTTCGGAAGTTCAGTTACCCTTTTCTTCTGGGTAAAATGGATGGGAAAACTCATTATTGTTGCCGAACATAAGAATGAAATTGAGCAGGGAATTAGCAGAAGCCAATGGTTTTCGCTGGGAGCATTATCGGTATTAACGATTAGTATCTGCGGTTTCTTCCCGCTGGTTTCCTCTTTTTTAATTGAGCCGTATTGCCTTGAGATTTACGCGCGCACAATTACGATGAGCCGCGGAAATATTGAGATTATGTCCATTATGTTAGCGATGGTTTTGCTTTTTCCTTTGAGTTTTATCAATTACGGAAAGCGGGTAAAGGTAGTGGATGCCTATTTAGGCGGGGCAAATATCAATAGTAATGTCGAGTTTCGCGGTTCTGCCGGGGCAATCAAGAGTATGTCGATGAATAACTATTACCTAGAAGATTATTTTAACGAGAAAAAATTACTTAAATTCGGAGTGATTATCAGTATTGTTTTAGTAATCGCCATGCTGGGATTGTCTTTGCTATGA
- a CDS encoding biopolymer transporter ExbD produces MRPPAGKQKLIAEINITPFTDVILVLLIIFMITTPLILQSNIRVNLPSSATGGPVQETRQISITLTNEGLIYLDNKLILRKSLKAEVAKIHQLNPSLEVILFSDRMVRFKDIVGLLDIFNELGIKNLNIATKTE; encoded by the coding sequence ATGAGGCCTCCTGCCGGTAAACAAAAACTGATCGCCGAAATAAATATTACTCCGTTTACGGATGTAATCCTGGTGCTTTTGATTATATTTATGATTACAACTCCGCTTATCCTGCAGTCTAATATCCGGGTTAATCTGCCTAGTTCAGCCACAGGAGGGCCAGTGCAGGAAACCCGGCAGATTAGTATTACATTGACCAACGAAGGCTTAATTTATCTTGATAATAAGCTTATTTTGCGCAAAAGCCTTAAGGCAGAGGTCGCCAAGATTCATCAGCTTAATCCATCTCTAGAAGTAATTTTATTTTCGGATAGAATGGTCAGGTTTAAGGATATTGTGGGCCTTTTGGACATATTCAACGAGCTTGGTATTAAAAATCTGAATATTGCCACTAAAACCGAATAG
- a CDS encoding nickel-dependent hydrogenase large subunit, whose protein sequence is MNSPKRTIIPFGPQHPVLPEPIHLDLVVEDEKVIEAIPSLGFIHRGLERLVEKRDFIDFVYVAERICGICSFIHGLTYCIAIEELMQVEVPKRANYLRLIWSELSRIHSHLLWLGLMADGFGFEALFMHTWRLREKILDIIEETTGGRVIFGSAKIGGVRKDISPEKLVEIVLKLENYAKEIREITDVFINDSSVKHRLVGVGILSKEDAYLLGAVGPTLRASGVSLDTRKLGYVAYKEINFEPITETAGDSYSRCLVRIREIFQSIDMIKQAAGKIEPGAIEVKVTGTPNGEFFARTEQPRGEVIYYAKADGSRFLQRLRVRTPTFANVPAMVKLLPGCQLADVPILVLTIDPCISCTER, encoded by the coding sequence ATGAACAGCCCTAAGAGGACAATTATACCTTTTGGACCGCAGCATCCGGTGTTGCCTGAGCCTATTCATTTGGATCTAGTAGTTGAGGATGAAAAGGTAATTGAGGCAATTCCTTCGTTAGGTTTTATTCACCGCGGCCTTGAGAGATTAGTTGAGAAAAGGGATTTTATTGATTTTGTTTATGTTGCTGAAAGGATTTGTGGTATCTGTAGTTTTATCCACGGCTTGACATATTGCATCGCTATTGAAGAACTTATGCAGGTAGAGGTTCCTAAGAGGGCAAATTACTTGCGCTTAATCTGGTCGGAGCTCTCGCGAATTCACAGCCATCTTTTGTGGCTAGGATTAATGGCTGATGGTTTTGGTTTTGAAGCGCTCTTTATGCACACCTGGAGATTAAGAGAGAAAATCCTGGATATTATCGAAGAGACTACAGGCGGCAGGGTAATCTTTGGGTCGGCTAAAATCGGCGGAGTAAGAAAAGATATTTCTCCTGAGAAACTGGTAGAAATTGTCCTAAAACTAGAAAATTACGCCAAAGAAATCAGGGAGATTACAGATGTTTTTATAAACGACAGTTCCGTTAAGCATCGTTTAGTGGGGGTGGGGATATTAAGCAAGGAAGACGCTTATCTTTTAGGGGCGGTCGGCCCAACCCTCAGGGCTAGCGGAGTAAGTTTAGATACGCGTAAATTAGGTTATGTTGCTTATAAGGAGATTAATTTTGAACCGATAACTGAGACAGCCGGCGATAGCTATAGCCGTTGCCTGGTAAGGATAAGGGAAATTTTTCAGTCTATTGATATGATCAAACAGGCAGCCGGAAAAATTGAGCCGGGGGCTATTGAGGTTAAAGTAACCGGCACGCCAAACGGTGAATTTTTTGCCCGCACTGAGCAGCCGCGGGGGGAGGTCATTTATTATGCTAAGGCAGACGGATCGCGGTTCCTCCAGCGCCTGAGAGTGCGCACTCCTACTTTTGCCAATGTGCCTGCGATGGTTAAATTATTACCGGGTTGCCAGCTGGCGGATGTGCCGATTTTAGTTTTAACCATTGATCCCTGTATAAGCTGTACGGAGCGATAA